A stretch of the Xyrauchen texanus isolate HMW12.3.18 chromosome 20, RBS_HiC_50CHRs, whole genome shotgun sequence genome encodes the following:
- the LOC127661161 gene encoding gastrula zinc finger protein XlCGF17.1-like, translating into MKPVTEKEVPDCEHSHIVGDQGSESTTNDKGPTKEDVEILVLSQVEESFGYFCHRLNYTKKPIQMTDESPSDTDTNTERSVSAPSKRCNTPDNTFSCKLCGKEYRHSSNLVRHMRIHTGETPYSCELCGKAFERSDWLKAHFKIHMGEKQQRDKRFVCDQCGMKFYCSTLLESHIRKHNGERPFSCSLCEKTFFSLQNLSRHHLECHSGKKFNCSMCGHSFARLGTLQKHTRIHTGEKPFSCSECGKIFRYKYSLVMHKKRHSDKS; encoded by the coding sequence ATGAAGCCTGTGACTGAAAAGGAGGTGCCAGATTGTGAACATTCACATATTGTGGGTGATCAGGGGTCAGAGTCCACCACAAATGACAAAGGTCCCACAAAGGAGGATGTAGAGATTCTGGTGCTGAGCCAAGTGGAGGAATCATTTGGGTACTTTTGCCATAGACTAAATTATACGAAGAAACCTATTCAGATGACTGATGAAAGTCCTTCAGATACTGATACAAACACAGAACGATCTGTCTCTGCCCCCTCGAAAAGATGTAATACACCTGATAATACGTTCAGCTGTAAACTCTGTGGCAAGGAGTACCGCCACAGTTCAAACCTGGTTCGTCACATGCGAATACACACAGGAGAGACTCCGTACAGCTGTGAACTGTGTGGGAAAGCGTTCGAACGTTCAGACTGGCTTAAAGCACACTTCAAAATCCACATGGGTGAGAAACAACAGAGAGATAAGCGCTTTGTTTGTGATCAGTGTGGGATGAAATTTTATTGCTCCACTTTACTCGAAAGTCATATAAGGAAACACAATGGCGAGAGACCGTTTTCCTGCTCCCTCTGTGAGAAGACGTTCTTCAGTCTGCAAAATCTCAGCCGCCACCATCTTGAGTGTCACTCTGGGAAAAAGTTTAATTGCTCCATGTGTGGACACAGTTTTGCACGCTTGGGTACATTGCAGAAACACACACGGATTCACACTGGGGAGAAACCTTTCTCCTGTTCAGAGTGTGGGAAAATATTCCGTTATAAATACTCACTGGTAATGCATAAGAAACGGCACTCAGACAAAAGCTGA